CATGTTGCACCTCAGCGCCGAGGATGCTGGGGGCTTTTACGCGGTGCACAAGTCTCGCCCATTCTATGGTGAACTGTGCGCCTTCATGAGCAGTGGCCCGGTTTTGGTATCGGTTCTGGAAGGGGAAAATGCCATTGCGAAAAACCGCGACCTGATGGGGGCTACCAATCCCAAGGATGCGGCGCCAGGGACCATTCGCGCGGACTTTGCCGAGAGCATTGATGCCAATGCTGTGCATGGCTCCGATAGCGCCGAAACAGCGGCTTGGGAAATCTCCTATTTCTTCTCGCAGCGGGAGCTCTGCCCACGCTCATGACCGTTGCGGTGCAGGGCGCTGGCCGTCCCAAGCTTCTTGGCCTTGACCGGTCGGGTTTGGAGTCCCTTCTGGTCGAGTGGGGCGAGCCGCGCTTCCGTGCAGCACAAATTTTGCAGTGGTTGCATGCGCGACAAATCCATGAGTTCGCGCAGATGAGTAATATCAGCAAGGCGTTGCGCGCCCGTTTGGAACAGGACTGCGACCTCGCTGAGCCCGAGATCGTGCGGGAGCAGCAGGCCGCCGATGGCACGCGGAAGTGGCTTCTCGCGCTGCCCGACGGGAATGCCATCGAGACGGTCTTTATTCCCGAAGAGGATCGAGGAACGCTTTGTATCTCCTCGCAGGTGGGTTGCTCCCTGGCCTGTAGTTTTTGCGCCACGGGGGCACAAGGGCTCAGTCGCAATCTCGAAACGCACGAAATCATCGCCCAGATTCGCGTGGCTCGGCGCGCTCTCGGCCTGGAGGCCATCAGTAACGTGGTGTTCATGGGAATGGGCGAGCCTCTGCTCAATCTGAAGCAGGTCTTGCCCGCCATTCGGCTGCTCTTGGATGACTTTGCCTACGGTTTGAGTGCGCGTCGCGTTACCGTGAGTACGGCGGGTGTCGTGCCGGGCTTGGCGCAGTTGGGCAGAGAGAGCCCGGTGAATCTCGCCATCAGTCTGCACGCCACCCGCGACGAGATTCGTGATGAACTGGTCCCCATCAATCGGCACTATCCCCTGGCAGAATTGCTGGCTGCCTGTCGGGCCTATCCACTGCCACCACGTCGGCGCATCACTTTTGAGTATGTAATGCTCGAGGGTATCAACGATCAAGATCAGCATGCACGGGAGTTGGTGCGTCTTTTGGCAGGAATGCCCGCACTGGTCAATCTGATCCCTTTCAACCCCTTCCCGCAGGCACGTTATCGGCGCAGCGGCAACGCCCGCATCGATGCCTTCCGCGATATCATCCTGCGCGCGGGTCTGATGACTGTCACGCGCAAGACGCGCGGCGATGATATTGCCGCAGCCTGTGGGCAACTCGCCGGGCAAGTGCGCGAGGGTCGCAGCAGCGTCCCGCTGCGGGTGATGGGCTGAATGATGCGGAGATATTACGCAATTCTGCGCGTTACGCTGGTGTTGAGTCTGGCCGTGACTTCAAGTGCCTGCGCCTTGTTCTCTGGGCACCAGAAGTTGACACCAGCAGAAGAAGCAGCGGCCGCGGCACGAAACGCGCCTCCCAATCCTGCTGCATCGTTGCACGCGGCGCCGCCGGACCAGGTGGCGATCTATACCTCGCTGGGAACGGCTTATCTGCAAGGTGGACATCCCCGCGCGGCAGTGCGGGAACTACAGCAGGCCATCAAATTGCCAGGTAATCACGGTGACGCGTACGATGTCTTGGGTTTGGCATACCAGGCACTCGGTCAGGCGACGCTCGCGGAGGATGCGTTTCGGCATGCTCTCGAAACCGAGCCCAACAATCCGGAATTTTTGAATAACTATGGCGCATTTCTGCTGGAGCAGGGCCGTTTTTCGGCGGCGGTGGAGCAGTTGCGCAAGGCGACCAGCGACCCTCTCTACAGCACGCCGCAATTCGCCTGGACGAATCTGGCGGCGGCATACCGTGGTCTCAAGCAACAGAATCAAGCCGTGATCGCGTTGCAAAAGGCGCTTTATTTTAAGCCTGGGTATCCTCCAGCCCTGTTGCTCTGGGCGGAGATGGAATACCAAGCCCATGATCTGATGGCCGCCTACGGGCATTTGCAAGGGGTGTTGGCGCAGGAACCAGACAACGCCCAGGCGTTACTTTTGGCGGGAAACATTTCCTGGCAACAGGGGCAAAAGGAGCAAGCCAAATCGCTTTGGGAACGTTGCGTAAATGCCAGTCCCTATTCGGCCGCAGGCAAGGATGCGCAGCGACGACTTTTGCAGCGTGAGAACTGATGTCGGTGGATGAAACCTTGGCAGATGTCTTGCAGCAATTGCGGGCGGCTCGCAGTGCCCGTGGCTGGAACATCAAGCAGGCAGCGCAGCAGCTGCATATTACCAGTACGCAAGTGGCGGCACTGGAAGAGGGCCGTTTTCAAGACTTGCCGGGGGCAGCCTTTGCGCGCGGTTACTTGCGTAATTACGCTCGTTTGCTTGACCTGAATGTAGAGGACGTTCTTGCGGCCTATGATCAGCAGCAGGGCACTTCCGGGCTGCGCCCGAGTGCAGAAGTGTTGCCGCGCAGTGAGCTGCCTTTGCTCGATTACAGTCGCAAGATGCTATTTTTTTCCATTCTGCTGGCCATAGCCCTGATCATTCTTGGCTGGTGGCTGTGGGGACGTCCATCGTCATCCTCCAGCGCGGTATCCGCAGCTGCCATCAGTAGCCCAGCGGCGCCTAGTCAAAGTGCTGCTCAAATTGCCTTGTCGAC
The window above is part of the Acidithiobacillus acidisediminis genome. Proteins encoded here:
- the ndk gene encoding nucleoside-diphosphate kinase — encoded protein: MALERTLSIIKPDAVQKNVIGAILSRFENAGLRVVAARMLHLSAEDAGGFYAVHKSRPFYGELCAFMSSGPVLVSVLEGENAIAKNRDLMGATNPKDAAPGTIRADFAESIDANAVHGSDSAETAAWEISYFFSQRELCPRS
- the rlmN gene encoding 23S rRNA (adenine(2503)-C(2))-methyltransferase RlmN, translating into MTVAVQGAGRPKLLGLDRSGLESLLVEWGEPRFRAAQILQWLHARQIHEFAQMSNISKALRARLEQDCDLAEPEIVREQQAADGTRKWLLALPDGNAIETVFIPEEDRGTLCISSQVGCSLACSFCATGAQGLSRNLETHEIIAQIRVARRALGLEAISNVVFMGMGEPLLNLKQVLPAIRLLLDDFAYGLSARRVTVSTAGVVPGLAQLGRESPVNLAISLHATRDEIRDELVPINRHYPLAELLAACRAYPLPPRRRITFEYVMLEGINDQDQHARELVRLLAGMPALVNLIPFNPFPQARYRRSGNARIDAFRDIILRAGLMTVTRKTRGDDIAAACGQLAGQVREGRSSVPLRVMG
- the pilW gene encoding type IV pilus biogenesis/stability protein PilW is translated as MMRRYYAILRVTLVLSLAVTSSACALFSGHQKLTPAEEAAAAARNAPPNPAASLHAAPPDQVAIYTSLGTAYLQGGHPRAAVRELQQAIKLPGNHGDAYDVLGLAYQALGQATLAEDAFRHALETEPNNPEFLNNYGAFLLEQGRFSAAVEQLRKATSDPLYSTPQFAWTNLAAAYRGLKQQNQAVIALQKALYFKPGYPPALLLWAEMEYQAHDLMAAYGHLQGVLAQEPDNAQALLLAGNISWQQGQKEQAKSLWERCVNASPYSAAGKDAQRRLLQREN